The window CGCCGCCTCTTGCAGCTCGTCGAGGGCGGCCACGTCAGTGGTTGGGACGATCCGCGAATGCCGACAATTTCCGGAATCCGCCGGCGGGGTTGCCCGCCCGCAGCGATCCACGATTTCGTCGATCGCGTCGGTCTCGCCAAGCGGAACAGCGTGGTCGACCTCGCCCTCCTCGAGCACTGCGTGCGCACCGAGCTCAACCGCACGGCGGAACGGCGGATGGGCGTGCTGAGGCCGCTCAAGGTGGTGATCGAAAACTATCCCGAGGGGAACACCGAGGAGCTTGACGCGGTCAACAATCCCGAGGATCCGGCAGCCGGCACCCGCACCGTGCCCTTCGGCCGCGAGCTGTTCATCGAGAGGGACGACTTCATGGAGGATCCGCCGAAGAAGTTCTTTCGCCTCGCGCCGGGACGCGAAGTGCGGCTCCGCTATGCCTACTTCATCACCTGCCGCGAGGTCATCAAGAACGCTGAAGGCGAGATCATCGAGCTTCGCTGTACCTATGATCCTGCAACCCGGGGCGGGGACTCGCCGGACGGCCGCAAGGTCAAAGCCACGCTTCACTGGGTTTCCGCTGCCCATGCGATAGCGGCAGAGGTGCGGCTCTACGACCACCTCTTCAACCGTCCGGACCCGGGCGCGGATGGCGATTTCCTGGCCGACCTCAGTCCGGATTCACTCGAGGTCATCGACGATACGCGGCTTGAGCCCAGCATTGCCGACTTCGGCAGCGGCAGCCGGTTCCAGCTCGAGCGACTCGGTTATTTCTGCATCGATCCGGATACGACTGCCGAGAAACCGATCCTCAACCGTACGGTCACCCTGCGCGACACCTGGGCGAAGGTCAAGGCGAGGGGATAAGCCTCAAATTTTGAAGCCCCGCGGGATCCGCGGGGCTTCAAAATTTGGTGCCGAAGGCCGGACTCGAACCGGCACGGATCGCTCCACACGGCCCTCAACCGTGCGCGTCTACCAATTCCGCCACTTCGGCACGCATCACTAACATTGTAGGTCCCGCTCGCATCGCGATCACGACCTTCAGCCGTCCTCCCCCGGTGCCTTCGGCTCGCCACCGCCGTCGTCCTTTGCGCTGTCCTCGGGTGCGGTGGGCGTGTCGCTCATCATCGCGCCCCCTGCGTTCTCCTCGGTAATCGCCTTTTCGAGAGCGTTTTCTGTCGGTTGCGAGGCCTCCGGAAGCGCTGCCGGCGCAATCTCCTCCATCACCGAGGTGCGCCGTTTGCCGGACAGGATGGTCAGCGTCAGGCACAGGACCACGAAGAGCACGAAAGCCCCGGTGGTCATACGGTGCATGATGTTGGTCGAGCCGCGAGGGCCGAACGAGGTCTGGCTGCCGCCGCCGCCGAACGCACCGGCGAGATCGGCGCCCTTGCCCTGCTGCAAAAGGACCACCATGATCAGGAACAGGCAGACCAAAACGTAGAGAATAACGAGTAAAACAGTCACGAGTCGTCTCCCGCAGCGCAGACCGCTGCAGCGCGGATGATAGCGGAAAATGAACTCACGTCAAGGCTTGCGCCGCCAATGAGGCCGCCATCGACGTCCGCCAGCGGTAGCAGCTCCTCCGCGTTGGCAGGTTTGAGACTCCCGCCGTAGAGAATCCGGAGCTCCGCGGCGGCCTCGCCGGAGAAGACCGATGCCATCCGCACGCGAAGAAAGGCATGCGCCTCCTGTGCCTGCGCGGGAGTTGCGTTGCGACCCGTTCCGATCGCCCACACCGGCTCGTAGGCAAGCACAAGGTGGTTGGGGTCGAGAGCACCGAGGGCACTCGTCTGCCGCTCGAGCACGGCAAAGGTCTCGCCCGCGTCGCGTTCGGCGAGCGATTCGCCGATGCAGTAGATCACCTTAAGCCCGGCGGCCTGAGCTGCCCGCGCGCGATCGAGGGCGGTTTCGTCAGTCTCTGCGAAAAGGGTCCGCCGCTCGGAGTGCCCGACAACCACCCAGTCAACGCCGATTTCGGTCAGCATCGACGGAGCAATCTCTGCCGTGAATGCTCCTTGAGATTCCCAGTGGACGTTCTGCGCACCGATACCCACCGAGGAGCCGGTTGCAATCATGACCGCCGAGGGCAGCGAAACGAAAGACGGGCAACAGACGATGTCTATGGTTTCCGGCAGATTCTCGGCGAGAAGGGCCTCGAGATACTCGGTGGTTTCAACCACCGTCTTGTGCATCTTCCAGTTACCGGCGATCAGCGGTCTCCGCATCTTGACTCCTTCAGCTTTCCAGCGCCACGAGCGCCGGCAGGTCCTCACCGGTGATGAACTGGAGCGATGCGCCGCCCCCGGTCGATACGTGATCAATCTCTTCGATCACGCCGGCGCGTCGGACCGCCATTACCGACTCCCCACCACCGACGACTGAGAATGCCGGACTTGCCGCCAGGGCTTCGGCGACCGCTAGCGTACCGGCGGCGTATTCGGGAACCTCAAAGACCCCCATCGGACCGTTCCAGAAAATCGTCCTCGCTTCAGCCAGGAACTCCCCGTATCGAGCGCGCGATTCGGGCCCGATGTCGACCACCATCAGTTCGGCCGGAATACAATCGCTCGAAACCACCTCCACGCGTCCCGGGTCCTTGATTGCATCAGCGACAACGACATCCGTCGGCAGCAGCAGGTCGACACCGCGCTCCTCGGCTCCTTCGAGAACGGTGACTGCCGTGTCGATCATCTCCTCCTCGACCAGAGACCGGCCGACCTCGAAACCCTTGGCGAGCAGAAAGGTGTTGGCCATGCCGCCGCCGATCAGAAGGGCGCGGACCCTCCCGAGGAGGGCCTCGAGGGGCGCAGTCTTGGTCGAAACCTTGGCACCGCCGACAACCGCGATGAAGGGCTGTTCGGGGTCATCAACCACCCTGCTCAGAGCCGCGACCTCACGCCCCATGAGAAAACCGGCCGCCTTGCGCCCACTACCGTAGCGCCGGGCTGCCGCCTCGACCGATGCGTGAGCGCGGTGCGCGGTGCCGAAGGCGTCGTTTACGTAGAAATCGTACGGCTCGGAGAGACGAGCGGCGAACTGGGGATCGTTGCCCTTTTCACCCGGGTGGAAACGAAGGTTTTCCAACAGCAGCAGTGACCCCGGGTCGAGGTCGGGCGCACCGTCGAGGCAGTCCGGTATGAAGTGCACCGGCCGATCGAGGGCAGCCGCCAAAGCCTGCGCGACCGGCGCGAGCGAATACGCCGGGTCGGGTTCTCCCTTCGCCTTGCCGAGATGGGAACAGGCGGCCACCACCTCTGCCCGATCCAGCAGCCACCGCAGAGTTGGCAGGGCGGCCACGATTCGCGTGTCATCGAGGACCGCACCGTCGTGCACCGGAACGTTGAGGTCGAGACGGGCGAGCACCCGCCCACCCCGCAAATCCTCGAGATCAACCAGGGACGGCAGGGCCATGCCTACTCCTTGCCGACCATGTAGTCGAGCAGATCGACACAACGCAGGGCGTAGGCGTTCTCGTTGTCGTACCAGCTCACCACCCGGAAGAAGGTCGGGGCGATCTGGGAAATGAGTGCGAGATCGACCACCGAAGAGTGTGTTTCACCGATGATGTCGGTGGAGACCAGCGGTTGGTCGGTTGCGCGGAGGATGCCTTTCAGGCCGCCATTTGCGGCCTCGACGAACGCCGCGGTGAGCTCATCAACTGACGACTCACGACTTGCAACGAAGGTCAGGTCGCAGACGGAACCGTCGGCCACCGGCACCCGCATGGCGGCACCGTGCAGCTTGCCAGCGAGCGCCGGGTAGACGAGACCGATCGCCTTGGCGGCGCCGGTCGAGGAAGGAATGATATTGATCGCGGCAGCGCGAGCGCGGCGCATGTCCTTGGGATGCATGGTGTCGAGGAGGCTCTGGTCGAGAGTGTAGGCATGCGTGGTGGTGAGCCAGCCGTGTTCGATGCCGACGGTCTCGTCGAGCACCTTGGCGACCGGCGCCAGGCAGTTGGTGGTGCATGAAGCATTGGAGATTACGTAGTGCTTGGCTGGATCGTAAAGCGCCGAGTTGACACCCATGACAAAAGTTTCGTCCACATCCTGGCCCGGGGCGGTGATGATGACCCGTTTGGCACCCGCCTCGAGGTGGGCTGACGCCAGTTCACGACTGCGGAAACGGCCGGTCGCCTCGAAGACATAATCGACGCCGAATTCGCTCCACGGCAGCTTGCCAGGCTCGCGTTCGGCGAAAACTCGCATGCGATCGCCATCGATCACGATGTCGGATCCATCGACCTCGATCGTGCCCTTGTAAGGGCCGTGAACAGAGTCGTGGCCGAAGAGATAACCGAGCATATCCGGCGATGTGAGGTCGTTGATGGCGACCAGATCGAAGCCGTCGCGAGCCTTGAGGTGGCGGGCCAGAAGCCGGCCGATGCGTCCGAAACCATTGATTGCGACCTTGGTGCTCATGGGTGTCCTCCGAGCGATGGGATGGCCGGAGAGTATAGCAGATGAGACACGCTTGCACCTCGCTGAATCGTGTGATAGTTTCCGTCCTCGCGTGGCCCGTTCGTCTAGGGGTCTAGGACGCCGGCCTCTCACGCCGGTAACACGGGTTCGAATCCCGTACGGGCTACCATGTCTCCGTTGCAGTTGACGAGAAGTACGGTCTTCGCCACTTCTCCACCCACCCGCCCCCTCCGTGGTCGAACGCGCCCGAGTCCGGCATTTGCGATCGACTTGAGTCCTCTCAAACTGGGGACCTGAGTTTCCATTTGCGTACCAGCGGATCTCCGGTTTCGGGTAGAATCAGCCACACAGATTTCGATGACCGATCTCCGATGGATTTTTTCGAAAGGAGACACAGTGATGGAAGACACGCCGCAAGGTCCGCAGGACAACGGCCCGCCACCGCCCCCCCCGCCGGCACCCGCGCCTCCACTGCAGGAACCGGCCGCGCGAGAGGTGGTTTCAGAGAACAGGAATGTGATGGTGGTTCTCTCCTACCTGTGGCTCCTGGCCCTGATTCCGCTTCTGGTGGAGAAGGAAGACCGGGAGGTCCAGTGGCACGCCAAACACGGCCTGGTTCTGACCGTCGTAGAGATCGTGGTGCTGATCGGACTGCAGATCATCGTCATGATCCTGGGAGCCATCAGCGGCGGGCTGGGATGTGTGTTCTCTCTCCTCATACCGATGCTGCTGCTCGCGATCCTGATCGTTCACATCCTGTGCATCGTCAAGGGCCTGAATGGCCAGCGTTTCTTGATCCCGGGTATCAGCGATTTTGCTGACAGGTTCTGACGCGAACCGGGCTTCCAGCTCAATTCGTGGGTGACGTAGAGACCGCGACACGGTACCCTCCCTCGGTCAGGAATGAGGTGAGTCGAGTGGTGCGCCTTTCCCAACAACTTGACCCGGAAATGGTCTTGATATCGCCCGACGTTGGCGCGAGAAACGAGCTTTTTCGCCGCCTCGGAGAACTTTTCGTGAATGCCGGGCTCGTCGAATCCTCCGAGCACGTCGTGAGCCGCCTTCTCGAGCGCGAGGCGATCCTGTCGACCGGCATCGGTGGT of the Acidobacteriota bacterium genome contains:
- a CDS encoding glutamine--tRNA ligase/YqeY domain fusion protein, giving the protein MTAIGDSEHEKKDFIREIIREDLESGKHAEVVTRFPPEPNGYLHIGHTKSISLNFDLADEFGGRCHLRFDDTNPVKEELEFIESIKTDVRWLGYDWGDHLYFASDYFDQLYKWAEHLVVSDKAYVDDLSAKEIRAYRGTLTEPGTPSPYRDRTVDENLTLLRAMRAGEYPDGAKVLRAKIDMAAGNINLRDPVLYRILRATHPRTGDRWCIYPTYDFAHGQSDAIEYITHSLCTLEFEDHRPLYDWLIENLPVPSKPRQIEFARLNLSYTVLSKRRLLQLVEGGHVSGWDDPRMPTISGIRRRGCPPAAIHDFVDRVGLAKRNSVVDLALLEHCVRTELNRTAERRMGVLRPLKVVIENYPEGNTEELDAVNNPEDPAAGTRTVPFGRELFIERDDFMEDPPKKFFRLAPGREVRLRYAYFITCREVIKNAEGEIIELRCTYDPATRGGDSPDGRKVKATLHWVSAAHAIAAEVRLYDHLFNRPDPGADGDFLADLSPDSLEVIDDTRLEPSIADFGSGSRFQLERLGYFCIDPDTTAEKPILNRTVTLRDTWAKVKARG
- the tpiA gene encoding triose-phosphate isomerase, which produces MRRPLIAGNWKMHKTVVETTEYLEALLAENLPETIDIVCCPSFVSLPSAVMIATGSSVGIGAQNVHWESQGAFTAEIAPSMLTEIGVDWVVVGHSERRTLFAETDETALDRARAAQAAGLKVIYCIGESLAERDAGETFAVLERQTSALGALDPNHLVLAYEPVWAIGTGRNATPAQAQEAHAFLRVRMASVFSGEAAAELRILYGGSLKPANAEELLPLADVDGGLIGGASLDVSSFSAIIRAAAVCAAGDDS
- the secG gene encoding preprotein translocase subunit SecG, with translation MTVLLVILYVLVCLFLIMVVLLQQGKGADLAGAFGGGGSQTSFGPRGSTNIMHRMTTGAFVLFVVLCLTLTILSGKRRTSVMEEIAPAALPEASQPTENALEKAITEENAGGAMMSDTPTAPEDSAKDDGGGEPKAPGEDG
- the gap gene encoding type I glyceraldehyde-3-phosphate dehydrogenase, which codes for MSTKVAINGFGRIGRLLARHLKARDGFDLVAINDLTSPDMLGYLFGHDSVHGPYKGTIEVDGSDIVIDGDRMRVFAEREPGKLPWSEFGVDYVFEATGRFRSRELASAHLEAGAKRVIITAPGQDVDETFVMGVNSALYDPAKHYVISNASCTTNCLAPVAKVLDETVGIEHGWLTTTHAYTLDQSLLDTMHPKDMRRARAAAINIIPSSTGAAKAIGLVYPALAGKLHGAAMRVPVADGSVCDLTFVASRESSVDELTAAFVEAANGGLKGILRATDQPLVSTDIIGETHSSVVDLALISQIAPTFFRVVSWYDNENAYALRCVDLLDYMVGKE
- a CDS encoding phosphoglycerate kinase encodes the protein MALPSLVDLEDLRGGRVLARLDLNVPVHDGAVLDDTRIVAALPTLRWLLDRAEVVAACSHLGKAKGEPDPAYSLAPVAQALAAALDRPVHFIPDCLDGAPDLDPGSLLLLENLRFHPGEKGNDPQFAARLSEPYDFYVNDAFGTAHRAHASVEAAARRYGSGRKAAGFLMGREVAALSRVVDDPEQPFIAVVGGAKVSTKTAPLEALLGRVRALLIGGGMANTFLLAKGFEVGRSLVEEEMIDTAVTVLEGAEERGVDLLLPTDVVVADAIKDPGRVEVVSSDCIPAELMVVDIGPESRARYGEFLAEARTIFWNGPMGVFEVPEYAAGTLAVAEALAASPAFSVVGGGESVMAVRRAGVIEEIDHVSTGGGASLQFITGEDLPALVALES